In one Paenibacillus sp. JQZ6Y-1 genomic region, the following are encoded:
- a CDS encoding aldo/keto reductase, whose product MEQRKYGNTDMKVSVLGFGASEIGSGVSQAEVDTLLHSALDAGLNVIDTAECYGDSEELIGNALAGRRDDYHLFTKCGHAAGFDAPDWDRHMLEQSIDRSLRRLQTDYVDVIHLHSCSEEVLRRGEVIEVLQKAKKDGKTRYIGYSGDTTNALYAIETGVFDSLETSVNIADQEAISLTIPHARDRGMGIIAKRPIANAAWTKAEVSPQDYEFVYWNRLRDLQYDFLQDEQVQNSIKQALRFTLSIPGVDTMIVGTTKSNRWAENAALLEDGMLSKEDFDRIRQRWFEIAESEWVGQI is encoded by the coding sequence ATGGAACAGCGTAAATATGGTAATACCGATATGAAGGTCAGTGTATTGGGATTTGGTGCTTCGGAAATTGGAAGCGGTGTCTCGCAGGCAGAGGTGGACACATTGCTACATAGCGCATTGGATGCAGGATTGAATGTGATTGATACTGCCGAATGCTATGGCGATAGCGAAGAGTTGATCGGCAATGCGCTGGCTGGACGCCGCGACGATTATCATCTATTTACCAAATGTGGACATGCTGCTGGGTTTGATGCTCCCGATTGGGATCGTCATATGCTGGAGCAAAGCATTGACCGCAGTCTGCGTCGTTTGCAAACCGATTATGTAGACGTTATTCACCTTCATAGCTGTTCAGAGGAAGTACTGCGTCGCGGCGAAGTGATCGAAGTGCTGCAAAAAGCGAAAAAAGATGGGAAAACTCGGTATATCGGGTATAGTGGCGATACGACGAATGCGCTATATGCGATTGAAACGGGGGTATTCGACAGTTTGGAAACGTCTGTGAATATCGCTGATCAGGAAGCGATCTCATTGACTATTCCACATGCTCGTGATCGAGGCATGGGCATCATTGCCAAGCGTCCGATTGCCAATGCCGCATGGACCAAAGCAGAAGTATCACCACAGGATTATGAATTTGTGTACTGGAACCGTCTGCGCGATCTGCAATATGATTTTTTGCAGGATGAGCAGGTGCAGAATAGCATCAAGCAGGCGCTGCGCTTTACACTGAGTATTCCGGGTGTGGATACGATGATTGTTGGCACGACCAAGTCGAATCGTTGGGCGGAAAATGCTGCTCTGCTGGAAGACGGTATGCTGTCCAAAGAAGACTTTGATCGTATTCGTCAACGCTGGTTCGAGATCGCGGAATCGGAGTGGGTAGGACAGATTTAA
- the brnQ gene encoding branched-chain amino acid transport system II carrier protein yields the protein MEKKIPFSFIVVIGLMLFALFFGAGNLIFPTMLGQSAGTNFWSANIGFLITGVGLPTLGVIALGFSGKDDLQSLASRVHPVFGIVFTTVLYLSIGPLFAIPRTGNVSFEIGVKPFLTPDQYTIVAAIFSVIFFAITCFFSLNPARIVDIVGKVLTPIKLTFIGVLVITGLLFPIGALQPPTEKYTTHAFFNGFQEGYLTMDALAAFVFGIIVINAIRSRGGTSRKQIVSVCLKAACVAAVILSVLYVSLSYISASSVTQFGYLENGGQILARMSSYYFGTSGGIFLGLMITIACLTTSVGLITSCASYFNKLFPRLSYKKLAVGMCVFSAIIANIGLNELISISVPVLTILYPLAIVLMFLTFCHPLFKGERLVYQGSMLLVFIISLADGLEATPFHMKWLDDFLAGYVPMYSIGLGWILPAIIGAFGGYVISHMRKDSEVANQKV from the coding sequence TTGGAGAAGAAAATACCGTTTTCATTTATTGTCGTTATTGGTTTGATGTTGTTCGCACTGTTCTTCGGTGCAGGCAATCTGATTTTCCCAACCATGCTAGGCCAATCGGCTGGCACGAATTTTTGGTCTGCTAATATCGGTTTTCTAATTACCGGTGTGGGCCTGCCGACGCTGGGTGTTATCGCACTCGGATTTTCCGGCAAAGATGATCTGCAATCACTCGCCAGCCGGGTACATCCGGTATTTGGCATTGTATTTACAACCGTTTTGTATCTGTCGATCGGTCCGTTGTTTGCGATTCCGCGTACAGGCAATGTGTCATTTGAGATTGGTGTAAAACCGTTTCTGACACCGGATCAATATACAATCGTAGCAGCGATCTTCTCGGTGATTTTCTTTGCGATCACCTGCTTCTTTTCACTGAATCCAGCACGTATCGTTGATATTGTCGGCAAAGTTCTCACCCCGATCAAGCTGACCTTTATCGGCGTGCTGGTCATTACTGGTCTGTTATTCCCGATTGGTGCATTGCAGCCGCCAACTGAGAAATATACGACACACGCCTTCTTTAATGGATTCCAAGAAGGTTATCTGACGATGGATGCACTGGCAGCCTTCGTGTTCGGAATTATCGTCATCAATGCGATTCGCAGTCGTGGCGGTACAAGTCGCAAGCAGATCGTTTCCGTCTGTCTGAAAGCCGCTTGTGTTGCTGCGGTGATTCTGTCGGTATTGTATGTATCGCTGTCGTATATTAGCGCGTCCAGCGTTACACAATTCGGGTATCTGGAAAATGGCGGTCAAATTCTGGCACGCATGTCTAGTTACTACTTCGGTACGTCCGGCGGGATCTTCCTCGGTCTGATGATTACGATTGCTTGTTTGACTACTAGCGTAGGTCTGATTACATCGTGTGCATCGTATTTCAACAAATTGTTCCCACGTCTGTCTTACAAAAAGCTGGCTGTTGGCATGTGTGTATTCAGTGCTATTATTGCCAACATCGGTCTGAATGAACTGATCTCGATCTCTGTGCCAGTATTGACCATTCTGTACCCGCTGGCAATCGTGCTCATGTTCCTCACCTTCTGCCATCCACTGTTCAAAGGCGAACGTCTGGTGTATCAGGGCAGCATGCTGCTCGTATTCATTATCAGTCTAGCAGACGGTCTGGAAGCTACACCGTTTCATATGAAATGGCTGGATGATTTCCTAGCTGGTTATGTGCCAATGTACAGTATTGGTCTTGGTTGGATTCTGCCCGCCATTATTGGTGCATTTGGCGGTTATGTGATTAGCCATATGAGAAAAGATTCGGAAGTTGCCAATCAGAAAGTGTAA
- the rbsC gene encoding ribose ABC transporter permease RbsC → MQTASQSKSRALNVSAFTQKLGPLLGFIILVVIVSILNPAFLEPLNILNLLRQVAINALIAFGMTFVILTGGIDLSVGSILALSSAFVANLMLSGMDPILAIIVGCLAGGVMGMVNGLMVTKGKMAPFIATLATMTVFRGLTLVYTNGNPITGLGDSMAFQLFGRGYFLGIPVPAITMIIAFAILWVILHKTAFGRKTYAIGGNEKAAIVSGIKVTRVKILIYSLTGALAALAGAILTSRLNSAQPTAGTSYELDAIAAVVLGGTSLSGGRGRIVGTLIGALIIATLNNGLNLLGVSSFYQMVVKGVVIVIAVLIDRKRSA, encoded by the coding sequence ATGCAAACGGCATCGCAAAGCAAGTCTCGCGCACTTAACGTTTCTGCTTTTACACAAAAACTCGGTCCGCTACTCGGTTTTATCATTCTCGTCGTCATCGTCTCTATATTGAATCCGGCGTTTCTGGAGCCGCTGAATATTTTGAATCTGCTGCGTCAGGTGGCGATTAATGCGCTGATCGCATTCGGTATGACCTTTGTTATTTTGACTGGCGGTATTGATCTGTCGGTCGGTTCTATTCTGGCATTGTCCAGTGCGTTTGTTGCCAACCTGATGTTGTCGGGCATGGATCCGATTCTGGCAATTATCGTGGGCTGTCTGGCAGGTGGTGTGATGGGGATGGTCAATGGTCTGATGGTGACCAAAGGCAAAATGGCACCCTTTATCGCTACACTGGCTACGATGACTGTGTTCCGCGGACTGACGCTTGTTTATACAAACGGGAATCCAATCACCGGATTGGGCGATAGCATGGCATTCCAGCTGTTTGGTCGCGGTTATTTCCTCGGTATTCCTGTGCCAGCGATTACGATGATTATTGCGTTTGCGATTCTATGGGTGATTTTGCATAAAACTGCCTTTGGTCGCAAAACCTATGCAATCGGTGGTAATGAAAAAGCCGCTATCGTTTCAGGGATTAAGGTAACGCGTGTGAAAATACTGATCTACTCACTCACTGGTGCACTTGCTGCGTTGGCAGGAGCGATTCTCACATCTCGACTAAATTCTGCACAACCAACCGCAGGTACATCGTATGAATTGGATGCCATTGCAGCGGTTGTGCTCGGTGGAACGAGTCTATCTGGTGGACGTGGACGCATCGTTGGTACACTGATCGGTGCGCTTATCATTGCTACTTTGAACAACGGTCTAAATCTGCTCGGCGTATCATCCTTTTACCAGATGGTTGTCAAAGGTGTCGTGATCGTCATCGCCGTTCTTATCGACCGCAAACGTTCAGCATAA
- the rbsD gene encoding D-ribose pyranase — protein sequence MKKNGILNSHIAKVLADLGHTDYIAIGDIGLPIPDGVPKIDLALTYGVPSFHDVVEAIAADMQIEKVVIASEMADHNKSTHRYMTSRFADIELQHCSHEHFKQLTQNAKVIIRTGESKPYANCILQSGVYFG from the coding sequence ATGAAAAAGAACGGCATCCTGAATAGTCATATTGCTAAAGTGCTTGCCGATCTGGGACACACCGATTATATCGCCATTGGCGATATCGGTCTCCCGATCCCAGACGGCGTTCCCAAAATCGACCTAGCGCTCACGTACGGCGTCCCTAGCTTTCACGATGTGGTCGAAGCGATCGCCGCTGACATGCAAATCGAAAAAGTTGTAATCGCTTCCGAAATGGCGGACCATAACAAATCCACCCATCGCTATATGACCAGCCGCTTCGCAGACATCGAGCTACAACATTGCAGTCACGAACATTTCAAACAGCTAACTCAAAACGCTAAAGTCATCATCCGAACCGGCGAATCCAAACCCTACGCCAACTGCATCCTACAATCCGGTGTCTATTTTGGATAA
- a CDS encoding MerR family transcriptional regulator: MTIQLSDSQHTNESSNHSPSNDAVSIGEAARQTGLTEDTIRFYEKTGILPAATRKANGHRIYDRNRIRQMKMIQCLKKTGMSLEEMKPYIHLGSSNGNLHSTPELYDHLLHHREQIQQQVDSLLSILDFIDSKILAGSIEHPYTSPESHALHVDEVDDCTLPAVPSRLDAFHMRIASLPSK; encoded by the coding sequence ATGACGATCCAGCTTTCCGACTCGCAACATACAAACGAGTCTTCCAATCATTCACCTTCCAATGACGCCGTATCTATCGGTGAAGCAGCTCGGCAGACGGGATTGACAGAGGATACGATCCGCTTTTATGAAAAAACAGGAATCCTACCTGCTGCCACTCGCAAAGCAAACGGGCACCGCATCTACGATCGTAATCGCATCCGCCAGATGAAAATGATCCAATGTCTCAAAAAAACGGGCATGTCGCTGGAGGAAATGAAGCCGTATATTCACCTAGGAAGCAGCAATGGCAACTTACACAGTACACCGGAGCTATATGATCATTTGCTTCATCATCGCGAGCAAATCCAGCAGCAAGTAGATTCCTTATTGAGCATTCTGGATTTTATTGATTCCAAAATTCTTGCTGGCAGTATCGAGCATCCATACACGTCCCCTGAATCACATGCACTGCATGTAGATGAAGTCGATGATTGTACATTACCAGCGGTGCCTTCGCGTCTTGATGCCTTCCACATGCGTATAGCTTCACTGCCATCCAAGTAA
- a CDS encoding LacI family DNA-binding transcriptional regulator, with protein MTTIKDVAKHAGVSVATVSRVINETGYVHEDTRRKVEEAVRALNYTPNEVARSLYKRKSRLIGLLLPDITNPYFPQLARGVEDRMQESGLRLIFGNSDESKEKEQDYIQTFVRNNVVGLISSTNYPGSSTYRNLSIPVVFLDRIASDSPSVYADGREGGRLAARAIVERGSSSITILQGPEHIRTAQDRFQGAAEVLSDMGMDYDVVRTGSFSFDEAEQWARELFRQFPDTDGVIASNDITATAVLHEAMRLGKKVPEDVQVVGFDDIPFSSLLSPALSTIRQPAYDMGRAAAELLISLIEGDTVIQKNIQMPVQFIERQTTRALSD; from the coding sequence GTGACGACGATTAAGGATGTAGCAAAACATGCCGGGGTATCGGTTGCGACTGTATCCCGTGTAATCAACGAAACCGGATATGTACATGAAGATACGCGGCGCAAGGTGGAAGAAGCCGTGCGTGCGCTCAACTATACGCCGAACGAAGTGGCGCGTTCGCTCTATAAGCGCAAATCACGATTGATCGGTTTGCTGCTACCCGATATTACGAATCCCTATTTTCCACAGCTAGCACGTGGAGTGGAGGATCGGATGCAGGAAAGTGGGCTGCGGCTGATTTTTGGCAATAGCGACGAGAGTAAGGAAAAGGAGCAGGATTATATCCAGACCTTTGTCCGCAACAATGTGGTTGGGTTAATCTCGTCAACCAACTATCCGGGCAGCTCAACGTATCGGAATCTGTCCATTCCAGTCGTATTTCTGGATCGTATCGCTAGCGATAGTCCTTCGGTCTATGCCGATGGACGAGAGGGCGGAAGATTGGCAGCGCGAGCAATCGTAGAGCGTGGTAGCAGCAGCATTACCATTTTACAAGGACCGGAGCATATTCGAACGGCACAGGATCGTTTTCAAGGTGCGGCGGAGGTGCTGAGCGATATGGGCATGGATTATGATGTGGTGCGTACCGGCTCATTCTCATTTGATGAGGCAGAACAATGGGCGCGCGAGCTGTTCCGTCAGTTTCCCGATACGGATGGGGTAATTGCCAGTAACGATATTACCGCTACTGCCGTACTGCATGAAGCGATGCGACTGGGGAAAAAGGTACCGGAAGATGTGCAGGTTGTCGGATTCGATGATATTCCGTTTAGCAGCTTGCTATCGCCTGCCTTATCAACCATTCGCCAGCCCGCCTACGATATGGGACGTGCCGCAGCCGAACTGCTGATCTCCTTAATCGAAGGCGATACCGTAATTCAAAAAAATATTCAGATGCCTGTGCAATTTATTGAGCGGCAAACGACAAGGGCATTGTCAGACTAA
- a CDS encoding pectinesterase family protein, whose translation MKIKQHQTQSPSLPPIIGISLRSLPNWRKSLLISCSCILSFSLLPVSPLTVHGQESASSFPLSTTAAQAQTITVAKDGSGQFTTVQAAIDSIESGNKNPITIYVKNGIYTEKLTFPKDKPYITLTGQSADQTILTYNDTSASAGGTTNSSSTFVLSDHFTAQQITFANTAGKDAGQAVALYVRGDQAIFKHVRILGNQDTLYTPGTGRQYYENCYIEGTVDFVFGSATAYFNNCELKSLGNGYVTAASTTAEQAYGYVFWNCKLTRASTVANTSVYLGRPWRPYASVAFIDTSMDSHIRPEGWNNWSNAENEKTARYSEYGSIGNGGNISKRVSWSKQLTSQQAAELTPQHVLRGSDNWNPAGS comes from the coding sequence ATGAAAATCAAACAACATCAAACGCAGTCTCCATCCTTACCTCCTATCATTGGCATATCGTTACGCTCGTTACCGAATTGGCGAAAATCCCTGCTAATCTCATGCAGCTGTATACTCAGCTTCAGTCTATTACCTGTATCGCCGCTAACTGTACATGGACAGGAATCTGCTTCTTCCTTTCCCTTGTCCACTACAGCCGCGCAGGCACAAACGATTACGGTTGCCAAAGACGGCTCTGGTCAATTCACCACAGTGCAGGCTGCCATCGACTCAATTGAAAGCGGTAACAAAAATCCGATTACGATCTATGTCAAAAATGGAATTTATACCGAAAAGCTTACCTTTCCCAAAGATAAGCCTTATATCACGCTTACCGGACAAAGCGCAGACCAAACGATTTTGACCTATAACGACACATCCGCTTCTGCTGGTGGTACTACAAACAGTTCTAGCACCTTTGTGTTATCCGACCATTTCACTGCGCAACAGATAACCTTTGCCAATACCGCTGGTAAAGATGCGGGTCAGGCAGTCGCCCTGTATGTACGCGGAGATCAAGCCATATTCAAACATGTACGTATACTTGGCAATCAGGATACATTGTACACGCCTGGCACGGGACGGCAATATTATGAGAACTGCTATATCGAAGGAACCGTGGACTTTGTATTTGGTAGCGCCACCGCGTATTTCAACAATTGCGAATTAAAAAGTCTGGGCAATGGCTACGTGACTGCGGCCTCGACCACAGCTGAACAAGCATACGGGTATGTGTTTTGGAATTGCAAATTAACGCGTGCCAGTACCGTTGCCAACACCAGTGTGTATTTAGGCCGTCCGTGGCGCCCCTATGCGTCAGTTGCTTTTATTGATACCAGCATGGACAGCCATATTCGTCCAGAAGGATGGAACAACTGGAGCAATGCCGAGAATGAGAAGACTGCACGCTATTCCGAATATGGCAGCATCGGCAATGGCGGAAATATAAGCAAACGCGTGAGCTGGTCCAAGCAGCTCACCTCACAACAAGCAGCGGAACTTACTCCACAACACGTATTACGCGGCAGTGACAACTGGAATCCCGCAGGCAGCTAA
- a CDS encoding sugar ABC transporter ATP-binding protein: protein MHIQMTNIHKAFGTNQVLSGVDFELREGEVHALMGENGAGKSTLMNILVGLHARDEGTITIDDKETYYTNPKQAEEQGIAFIHQELNIWPEMTVLENLFIGKEVTTPIGWLDSRKMKALAKEQFRRLAVHLPLQQEAGQCSVGQQQMIEIAKALMTNARIIIMDEPTAALTEREIQKLFEVIRALKKEGVSIVYISHRMEEIFALCDRITVMRDGKTVDTQDIPHTSFDDVVRKMVGRELTERYPTRHPKPGEWVLEVNNASKRGQFENVSFSVRSGEIVGFSGLMGAGRTEIMRAIFGLESLDSGEIRVHGKKVHIRRPDDAVRHGIGFITEDRKDEGLVLDFSIRENMALPNLFSFTSKGFISGKKEQEFVDTLIKRLQVKTQSSETPARSLSGGNQQKVVIAKWIGIGPSVLILDEPTRGVDVGAKREIYQLMNELTDRGVAIIMVSSELPEVLGMSDRIIVVHEGKLSGELHREQATQENIMTLATGGQ, encoded by the coding sequence ATGCACATCCAAATGACCAATATCCACAAAGCCTTCGGCACCAATCAGGTACTGAGCGGCGTGGATTTCGAACTGCGCGAAGGCGAAGTTCATGCGTTGATGGGCGAGAACGGTGCTGGCAAATCGACGCTGATGAACATTCTCGTCGGCTTGCATGCCCGCGACGAAGGCACCATCACCATTGACGATAAGGAAACATATTACACCAATCCCAAACAAGCCGAGGAGCAGGGGATCGCGTTTATCCATCAAGAGCTGAACATATGGCCCGAAATGACCGTTCTGGAAAATCTATTTATCGGCAAGGAAGTCACCACCCCGATCGGCTGGCTCGATTCCCGCAAGATGAAAGCGTTAGCAAAAGAACAGTTTCGTCGTCTGGCAGTGCATTTGCCTTTGCAGCAGGAAGCTGGTCAATGCTCAGTCGGTCAACAGCAGATGATCGAGATCGCTAAGGCGCTGATGACCAATGCACGAATTATCATCATGGACGAACCCACTGCTGCCCTGACAGAACGCGAGATTCAGAAGCTGTTTGAAGTAATTCGCGCTCTGAAAAAGGAAGGCGTATCCATCGTATACATTTCGCACCGAATGGAGGAAATCTTTGCCCTGTGTGATCGCATCACGGTCATGCGTGACGGTAAAACCGTTGATACGCAGGACATTCCACATACAAGCTTTGACGATGTAGTGCGCAAAATGGTCGGACGCGAGCTAACCGAGCGTTATCCGACACGTCATCCGAAGCCGGGCGAATGGGTGCTGGAAGTGAACAACGCCAGCAAGCGCGGACAATTTGAAAATGTTAGCTTCAGCGTACGCTCTGGTGAGATTGTCGGCTTTTCTGGGCTGATGGGTGCTGGACGTACCGAGATTATGCGTGCCATTTTCGGACTAGAGTCGCTGGATAGCGGGGAGATCCGTGTCCATGGCAAAAAGGTTCATATTCGTCGTCCAGATGATGCCGTACGTCATGGCATCGGCTTTATTACCGAAGATCGGAAGGATGAAGGCTTGGTGCTCGACTTTTCCATCCGTGAGAATATGGCGCTGCCCAATCTGTTCAGCTTCACCTCAAAAGGATTCATTTCTGGTAAAAAAGAGCAGGAGTTTGTCGATACGCTTATCAAGCGGTTACAGGTCAAAACCCAATCATCGGAAACCCCAGCACGCAGTCTGTCTGGTGGGAATCAGCAAAAGGTAGTCATCGCCAAATGGATCGGTATCGGACCTAGTGTGCTGATTCTGGACGAGCCAACGCGCGGCGTCGATGTAGGCGCGAAGCGTGAAATTTACCAGCTGATGAATGAACTGACCGACCGTGGTGTAGCGATTATCATGGTATCGTCTGAATTGCCAGAGGTTCTCGGTATGAGCGACCGTATCATCGTGGTGCACGAGGGCAAATTGAGCGGTGAGTTACATCGCGAACAGGCAACACAGGAAAACATTATGACATTGGCAACAGGAGGACAATAA
- a CDS encoding AraC family transcriptional regulator, with the protein MPTLAEMNYSLEPIQPLRIHYLRQSGYMAMPRYHAHHCYELFYVQSGERQYVINNDMYCACAGDLVLIRPDDVHRTVSTQALQCERILVHFGEDFVMQGSGLQFSLMELGQYPIFSLPLSERKQVEQCLQTLLSEMQLKKPGYIEWSRCLLVTLLIVLHRVRTNEQKLLHSRDTVATCQAASSHHPMESQMDEIVNYMRQHYHTALSLHQIARQFYISPAYLCRIFPRITGLHFRAFLQCIRLQEACRLLSESHLDIGLIAERVGYAHASNFSVTFKKSMGCTPTEYRRQKQSNIHE; encoded by the coding sequence ATGCCTACATTGGCTGAAATGAATTACAGCTTGGAGCCGATTCAACCGCTGCGCATTCATTATTTGCGCCAAAGTGGATATATGGCGATGCCGCGTTATCATGCTCATCATTGCTATGAACTATTTTATGTGCAAAGCGGGGAACGTCAGTATGTGATTAACAATGATATGTATTGTGCTTGCGCTGGTGATCTGGTGCTGATTCGCCCCGATGATGTGCATCGGACGGTTAGTACACAAGCGTTGCAATGCGAGCGGATCTTAGTTCATTTTGGCGAAGACTTTGTGATGCAGGGCAGTGGGCTGCAATTTTCGCTGATGGAGTTGGGGCAGTATCCGATCTTTTCGTTGCCGCTGAGTGAGCGTAAGCAGGTGGAGCAATGCTTGCAGACGCTACTTTCGGAAATGCAGCTAAAGAAGCCGGGCTATATAGAATGGAGTCGCTGTCTACTCGTCACTCTGCTGATTGTGCTGCATCGGGTGAGAACAAATGAACAGAAGTTGCTGCACTCCCGCGATACTGTAGCGACATGCCAAGCTGCATCCTCTCACCATCCAATGGAATCGCAAATGGACGAAATTGTGAACTATATGCGGCAGCATTATCATACGGCGCTGAGTCTGCATCAGATCGCTCGGCAATTTTATATCAGCCCGGCGTATTTATGCCGCATCTTTCCACGGATTACGGGTTTGCATTTTCGCGCTTTTTTACAATGTATTCGATTGCAGGAAGCATGTCGTTTATTATCCGAAAGTCATCTGGATATTGGCTTGATTGCAGAGCGGGTTGGGTATGCGCATGCGTCCAATTTTAGCGTAACTTTTAAAAAGTCTATGGGGTGCACACCAACTGAATATCGTCGACAAAAACAGAGCAACATTCACGAATGA
- the rbsK gene encoding ribokinase, with protein sequence MTTSPAKQAKVCVVGSCSMDLVVSSSKRPVAGETVLGESFKTVPGGKGANQAVAAARLGADVTMIGRVGDDHLGETILNNFTENHVNVEYVKPVTHMESGTAHIILAEGDNSIIVVKAANDQVTPDYVQQAADVIRQSDIVLIQQEIPQETIMEVSRICAEAQVPLLLNPAPARQVEAEVLEHIAYITPNEHEAAIVFEGTELKDALRQYANRLIITEGSNGVRYYDGEQEVVVPTYKVEAVDTTGAGDTFNAALGVALAEGQSLADSLKFANRAASLSVTKFGAQGGMPTRAEVEAALS encoded by the coding sequence ATGACAACATCTCCAGCAAAACAAGCAAAAGTCTGCGTTGTGGGCAGCTGCTCGATGGATCTGGTTGTTTCTTCATCCAAGCGCCCAGTAGCCGGTGAAACGGTACTTGGTGAAAGCTTCAAAACCGTTCCCGGTGGCAAAGGTGCCAATCAAGCCGTAGCCGCAGCCCGTCTCGGAGCCGACGTAACGATGATCGGTCGTGTAGGTGATGATCATCTAGGCGAAACGATTTTGAATAACTTTACAGAAAATCATGTGAATGTAGAATATGTGAAACCGGTTACACATATGGAGAGCGGCACTGCGCATATTATTCTTGCCGAAGGCGACAACAGTATTATTGTCGTCAAAGCGGCGAATGATCAAGTAACCCCTGACTATGTACAGCAAGCCGCTGACGTGATCCGCCAGTCGGACATCGTATTGATCCAGCAAGAGATTCCGCAGGAAACGATTATGGAGGTCAGCCGCATTTGCGCCGAAGCTCAAGTTCCTTTGCTGCTCAATCCTGCACCTGCACGTCAGGTGGAAGCGGAGGTTCTAGAACATATCGCTTATATCACACCGAACGAGCATGAAGCCGCTATTGTATTTGAAGGAACAGAGCTAAAAGATGCGCTGCGCCAGTATGCCAACCGACTGATCATTACCGAAGGCAGCAACGGTGTAAGGTATTACGATGGAGAGCAGGAAGTAGTCGTGCCGACATACAAAGTCGAAGCCGTTGATACAACAGGCGCAGGTGATACGTTTAACGCAGCGCTTGGCGTTGCACTAGCAGAAGGTCAATCGTTGGCAGATAGCTTGAAATTCGCCAACCGTGCTGCATCGCTGTCCGTTACCAAATTCGGCGCGCAAGGCGGCATGCCAACTCGTGCAGAAGTGGAGGCTGCTCTGTCATGA
- the rbsB gene encoding ribose ABC transporter substrate-binding protein RbsB, translating into MNKVKILLAAMLTALLLAGCSMQPPNWAKPEKATNTGEMTIGLSISTLNNPFFVSLKDGVTTEAQKLGIKVIVVDAQNDSAKQSNDVDDLLQQGVDALLINPTDSAAISAAVQSANGLDIPVITLDRSADKGDVKTLVASDNAKGGRMAADYLVKQLGTGAKIIELQGVPGASATRERGKGFHEVADKQLDVIASQAADFDRTKGLNVMENLLQANPDVQGVFAHNDEMALGAIEAIESAGKDIPVVGFDGNEDALTSIKEGKLTATVAQQPDLIGQMAVDAARDVLQGKTVEASMPAPLKLVTQNGEQQ; encoded by the coding sequence ATGAATAAAGTGAAAATACTACTCGCCGCTATGTTAACCGCACTGCTGTTGGCAGGCTGTTCCATGCAGCCGCCGAATTGGGCGAAGCCGGAAAAGGCGACCAATACAGGCGAGATGACGATCGGGCTGTCTATCTCTACTTTGAACAATCCGTTCTTCGTCTCACTCAAAGATGGCGTGACCACAGAAGCGCAAAAGCTGGGCATCAAGGTCATTGTGGTGGATGCGCAAAATGATTCCGCTAAGCAAAGCAACGATGTCGACGATCTACTCCAGCAGGGAGTGGATGCGTTATTAATCAACCCAACCGATTCTGCGGCAATCTCGGCAGCAGTTCAATCCGCGAACGGTCTGGATATTCCGGTTATTACACTCGACCGTTCCGCAGATAAAGGTGACGTAAAGACACTCGTCGCTTCTGATAATGCCAAAGGCGGACGCATGGCAGCTGACTATCTGGTCAAACAGCTGGGCACAGGTGCTAAGATCATTGAACTGCAAGGTGTACCTGGCGCTTCCGCCACTCGTGAACGCGGTAAAGGATTCCATGAAGTCGCCGACAAGCAGCTGGATGTGATCGCTAGTCAGGCAGCCGACTTTGACCGCACCAAAGGATTGAATGTGATGGAAAATCTATTGCAGGCGAACCCAGATGTACAGGGCGTATTCGCACACAATGATGAGATGGCACTCGGCGCCATTGAAGCGATTGAGAGTGCAGGCAAGGACATTCCAGTCGTCGGCTTTGACGGTAACGAAGACGCTCTTACCTCGATCAAGGAAGGCAAACTCACAGCAACGGTTGCTCAGCAGCCAGACTTGATCGGACAAATGGCAGTCGATGCCGCACGCGACGTATTGCAGGGCAAAACGGTAGAAGCATCCATGCCAGCACCGCTCAAGCTGGTTACCCAAAATGGCGAGCAGCAATAA